In Nicotiana tabacum cultivar K326 chromosome 2, ASM71507v2, whole genome shotgun sequence, the following proteins share a genomic window:
- the LOC107818722 gene encoding gibberellin 2-beta-dioxygenase 1-like yields MVVLTKPGIDHFPIVKNCKSSSFCSGVPLIDLSKPDSKNLIVKACEEFGFFKVINHSVPTEFITKLESEAIKFFSSPLSEKQKAGPADPFGYGNKKIGPNGDVGWVEYILLSTNSEFNYHKFASILGVNPETIRAAVNDYVSAVKKMACEILEMLAEGLNIHPRNVFSKLLMDEKSDSVFRLNHYPPCPEIQQFSDNNLIGFGEHTDPQIISVLRSNNTSGLQILLKNGRWISVPPDPNTFFVNVGDSLQVMTNGRFKSVRHRVLANSVKSRLSMIYFGGPPLSEKIAPLASLMEGEESLYEEFTWFEYKKSAYKTRLADNRLVLFEKIAAK; encoded by the exons ATGGTGGTCTTAACTAAACCTGGCATTGACCATTTCCCCATAGTAAAAAACTGCAAATCATCCTCATTCTGCAGTGGTGTTCCATTGATAGACCTCTCTAAACCTGACTCAAAAAACCTTATTGTTAAGGCCTGTGAAGAATTTGGATTCTTCAAAGTCATTAACCATAGCGTCCCTACGGAATTCATAACTAAACTTGAATCTGAAGCCATCAAATTCTTCTCCTCTCCCCTTTCTGAGAAACAAAAAGCTGGGCCAGCTGATCCTTTTGGCTATGGAAACAAGAAGATTGGACCCAATGGCGATGTTGGTTGGGTCGAATACATTCTCCTGTCAACTAACTCTGAATTCAACTACCACAAGTTTGCATCTATATTAGGTGTAAACCCAGAAACAATTCG GGCTGCAGTAAATGATTATGTGTCAGCAGTGAAGAAAATGGCGTGTGAAATTCTTGAAATGTTAGCAGAAGGATTAAATATTCATCCTAGGAACGTTTTCAGTAAACTTCTAATGGACGAAAAGAGTGACTCTGTTTTCAGGCTCAATCACTATCCCCCTTGTCCTGAGATTCAACAATTCAGTGACAATAATTTGATTGGATTTGGAGAGCATACTGACCCACAAATCATATCAGTATTGAGATCCAACAACACTTCCGGACTTCAAATATTACTCAAAAATGGCCGCTGGATTTCTGTCCCACCTGATCCAAATACCTTCTTTGTAAATGTTGGTGACTCATTGCAG GTGATGACTAATGGGAGGTTTAAGAGTGTAAGGCACAGGGTTTTGGCCAATAGTGTAAAATCAAGGCTATCAATGATATATTTTGGAGGGCCGCCATTGAGTGAAAAGATAGCACCTTTGGCATCACTAATGGAAGGGGAAGAAAGCTTATACGAAGAGTTTACGTGGTTTGAATACAAAAAATCTGCATACAAAACTAGACTGGCCGATAATAGGTTGGTCCTATTTGAGAAAATTGCAGccaaataa